Proteins from one Primulina huaijiensis isolate GDHJ02 chromosome 18, ASM1229523v2, whole genome shotgun sequence genomic window:
- the LOC140963814 gene encoding uncharacterized protein At4g22758-like, with protein sequence MLICKPKKNQPLKGNRFLISVTVHGSSGPIRFVVNEEDLVADVIDTALKSYAREGRLPVLGSNFNNFILYCPITGTEALNPWEMIGSLGVRNFMLCKKPETGNVFGGEKSSPVTRKAAGSWKAWFNKSLNPKISSH encoded by the exons atGTTGATTTGTAAGCCAAAGAAGAACCAGCCCTTGAAGGGAAACAGGTTCTTGATTAGCGTCACGGTACACGGGAGCTCCGGCCCGATTCGATTTGTGGTGAATGAGGAGGATCTTGTTGCTGATGTTATTGATACTGCGCTGAAATCGTATGCTCGAGAGGGCAGGCTCCCTGTTCTTGGTTCCAATTTCAATAATTTCATACTTTACTGCCCTATTACTGGAACTGAAG CTCTGAATCCATGGGAGATGATTGGTTCGCTTGGTGTCCGCAATTTCATGCTTTGCAAGAAGCCGGAAACTGGGAATGTCTTTGGTGGGGAGAAGTCTTCTCCGGTGACTCGGAAAGCGGCTGGAAGTTGGAAGGCATGGTTCAATAAATCTCTCAATCCTAAGATATCTTCTCATTAA